The Henckelia pumila isolate YLH828 chromosome 2, ASM3356847v2, whole genome shotgun sequence genome includes a window with the following:
- the LOC140880427 gene encoding cationic amino acid transporter 9, chloroplastic isoform X2, whose protein sequence is MTSPHSSWSSRFWSSALRSKPLTRESETTVRTSSGEGLVRRLGLFELILLGIGASIGAGIFVVTGTVARDAGPGVTISFIVAGASCVLNALCYAELASRFPAVVGGAYLYTYTAFNELTAFLVFAQLMLDYHIGAASIARSLASYVVTLLELIPFLKDNIPSWVGHGEEIFGALSINILAPILLALLTFILCWGVGESSILNSFMTVTKVLIVLLVIVIGAFEVDVSNWTPFTPNGVKSVLTGATVVFFAYVGFDAVANSAEESKRPQRDLPLGIIGSLLICVVLYIGVCLVITGMVPYQYLGEDAPLSEAFTSKGLKFVSVLISFGAVAGLTTTLLVGLYVQSRLYLGLGRDGLLPAIFAKVHATRHTPIHSQVWVGIIASILAGLLNVHVLSHILSVGSLIGYSVVSACVVTLRLKDKTSSQVSTTCVSKWAEGVICLLAIACSGFAAGLFFRFGASFVLLIVAIVIAIFSGAALYLRQAYTDPPGFSCPGVPIIPSLSIFINIFLFAQLHYEAWVRFVVLIFVTVGVYAFYGQYHADPTCTDRSQEVD, encoded by the exons ATGACGTCACCCCATTCATCATGGTCTTCTCGTTTCTGGTCATCGGCGCTGAGGTCCAAACCTCTGACGCGGGAATCGGAAACCACCGTTCGAACGAGCTCCGGCGAGGGCCTCGTCCGACGCCTGGGTCTCTTCGAGCTCATACTCCTCGGAATCGGAGCTTCGATCGGCGCTGGGATATTTGTCGTCACCGGCACCGTAGCTCGCGACGCCGGCCCGG GAGTTACGATCAGCTTCATCGTGGCGGGGGCATCTTGTGTTCTCAACGCGCTTTGTTACGCCGAACTAGCATCCCGCTTCCCCGCGGTTGTTGGAGGGGCTTACCTGTACACATACACCGCCTTCAATGAGCTAACCGCTTTTCTAGTGTTTGCTCAATTGATGCTCGACTATCATATAGGTGCAGCTAGCATAGCACGTAGCTTGGCTAGCTATGTGGTTACCTTGTTAGAGCTCATCCCTTTCCTCAAGGATAACATCCCAAGCTGGGTTGGTCATGGTGAAGAAATTTTTGGAGCACTATCTATTAATATATTGGCTCCTATTCTCCTTGCTCTCCTGACATTCATCCTTTGTTGGGGTGTTGgagagtcttctattctgaatTCATTCATGACAGTAACAAAG GTGCTCATTGTTCTTTTGGTTATTGTTATTGGAGCTTTTGAGGTCGACGTCTCAAATTGGACCCCTTTTACCCCAAATGGAGTTAAATCAGTACTTACTGGAGCAACAGTTGTCTTCTTTGCATATGTAGGATTTGATGCTGTTGCTAATTCTGCAGAAGAATCCAAGAGACCTCAG AGGGACTTACCATTAGGAATAATTGGCAGTCTCCTGATATGTGTTGTGTTGTACATTGGAGTCTGTTTAGTGATTACTGGTATGGTTCCATACCAATatctcggagaagatgctcctCTATCCGAAGCTTTCACATCCAAGGGCTTGAAATTTGTATCTGTTTTAATTAGCTTTGGTGCTGTTGCTGGCCTTACGACAACACTTCTAGTTGGGCTTTATGTCCAG TCTCGGCTATATCTTGGTCTTGGAAGGGATGGTTTGCTACCAGCTATATTTGCCAAAGTACACGCAACAAGACATACCCCAATTCATTCACAAGTTTGGGTCGGTATTATTGCCAGTATCTTGGCAGGACTTTTGAACGTGCATGTGCTCTCACATATTCTATCAGTTGGATCTTTG ATAGGGTATTCTGTAGTTTCAGCATGTGTGGTGACTCTTCGTTTGAAGGATAAGACTTCAAGTCAGGTTTCTACCACGTGTGTTTCTAAATGGGCAGAGGGTGTCATTTGTCTCCTCGCAATTGCCTGTAGTGGTTTTGCTGCTGGTCTCTTCTTCCGCTTTGGTGCTTCATTTGTACTCCTGATTGTCGCTATCGTTATTGCTATCTTTTCTGGTGCTGCTCTTTATTTGCGGCAA GCGTATACAGATCCACCGGGTTTTTCTTGTCCTGGAGTTCCCATAATTCCTTCCCTTAGCATTTTCatcaacatttttttatttgcCCAG CTGCACTACGAAGCCTGGGTCAGATTTGTAGTCCTCATCTTTGTTACAGTGGGTGTTTATGCATTTTATGGCCAGTATCATGCAGATCCT ACTTGCACTGACCGCTCACAGGAAGTTGACTAG
- the LOC140880427 gene encoding cationic amino acid transporter 9, chloroplastic isoform X1: protein MTSPHSSWSSRFWSSALRSKPLTRESETTVRTSSGEGLVRRLGLFELILLGIGASIGAGIFVVTGTVARDAGPGVTISFIVAGASCVLNALCYAELASRFPAVVGGAYLYTYTAFNELTAFLVFAQLMLDYHIGAASIARSLASYVVTLLELIPFLKDNIPSWVGHGEEIFGALSINILAPILLALLTFILCWGVGESSILNSFMTVTKVLIVLLVIVIGAFEVDVSNWTPFTPNGVKSVLTGATVVFFAYVGFDAVANSAEESKRPQRDLPLGIIGSLLICVVLYIGVCLVITGMVPYQYLGEDAPLSEAFTSKGLKFVSVLISFGAVAGLTTTLLVGLYVQSRLYLGLGRDGLLPAIFAKVHATRHTPIHSQVWVGIIASILAGLLNVHVLSHILSVGSLIGYSVVSACVVTLRLKDKTSSQVSTTCVSKWAEGVICLLAIACSGFAAGLFFRFGASFVLLIVAIVIAIFSGAALYLRQAYTDPPGFSCPGVPIIPSLSIFINIFLFAQLHYEAWVRFVVLIFVTVGVYAFYGQYHADPVSSNVSIVYHRAPAVETT from the exons ATGACGTCACCCCATTCATCATGGTCTTCTCGTTTCTGGTCATCGGCGCTGAGGTCCAAACCTCTGACGCGGGAATCGGAAACCACCGTTCGAACGAGCTCCGGCGAGGGCCTCGTCCGACGCCTGGGTCTCTTCGAGCTCATACTCCTCGGAATCGGAGCTTCGATCGGCGCTGGGATATTTGTCGTCACCGGCACCGTAGCTCGCGACGCCGGCCCGG GAGTTACGATCAGCTTCATCGTGGCGGGGGCATCTTGTGTTCTCAACGCGCTTTGTTACGCCGAACTAGCATCCCGCTTCCCCGCGGTTGTTGGAGGGGCTTACCTGTACACATACACCGCCTTCAATGAGCTAACCGCTTTTCTAGTGTTTGCTCAATTGATGCTCGACTATCATATAGGTGCAGCTAGCATAGCACGTAGCTTGGCTAGCTATGTGGTTACCTTGTTAGAGCTCATCCCTTTCCTCAAGGATAACATCCCAAGCTGGGTTGGTCATGGTGAAGAAATTTTTGGAGCACTATCTATTAATATATTGGCTCCTATTCTCCTTGCTCTCCTGACATTCATCCTTTGTTGGGGTGTTGgagagtcttctattctgaatTCATTCATGACAGTAACAAAG GTGCTCATTGTTCTTTTGGTTATTGTTATTGGAGCTTTTGAGGTCGACGTCTCAAATTGGACCCCTTTTACCCCAAATGGAGTTAAATCAGTACTTACTGGAGCAACAGTTGTCTTCTTTGCATATGTAGGATTTGATGCTGTTGCTAATTCTGCAGAAGAATCCAAGAGACCTCAG AGGGACTTACCATTAGGAATAATTGGCAGTCTCCTGATATGTGTTGTGTTGTACATTGGAGTCTGTTTAGTGATTACTGGTATGGTTCCATACCAATatctcggagaagatgctcctCTATCCGAAGCTTTCACATCCAAGGGCTTGAAATTTGTATCTGTTTTAATTAGCTTTGGTGCTGTTGCTGGCCTTACGACAACACTTCTAGTTGGGCTTTATGTCCAG TCTCGGCTATATCTTGGTCTTGGAAGGGATGGTTTGCTACCAGCTATATTTGCCAAAGTACACGCAACAAGACATACCCCAATTCATTCACAAGTTTGGGTCGGTATTATTGCCAGTATCTTGGCAGGACTTTTGAACGTGCATGTGCTCTCACATATTCTATCAGTTGGATCTTTG ATAGGGTATTCTGTAGTTTCAGCATGTGTGGTGACTCTTCGTTTGAAGGATAAGACTTCAAGTCAGGTTTCTACCACGTGTGTTTCTAAATGGGCAGAGGGTGTCATTTGTCTCCTCGCAATTGCCTGTAGTGGTTTTGCTGCTGGTCTCTTCTTCCGCTTTGGTGCTTCATTTGTACTCCTGATTGTCGCTATCGTTATTGCTATCTTTTCTGGTGCTGCTCTTTATTTGCGGCAA GCGTATACAGATCCACCGGGTTTTTCTTGTCCTGGAGTTCCCATAATTCCTTCCCTTAGCATTTTCatcaacatttttttatttgcCCAG CTGCACTACGAAGCCTGGGTCAGATTTGTAGTCCTCATCTTTGTTACAGTGGGTGTTTATGCATTTTATGGCCAGTATCATGCAGATCCTGTAAGTTCAAATGTGTCGATTGTTTACCATAGAGCTCCTGCAGTTGAAACTACTTAG
- the LOC140884873 gene encoding FCS-Like Zinc finger 3-like gives MKSGASYYTGWEEEEEEDCQPHFLDSCSLCNRPLSHNTDIFMYRGNTPFCSQECRQEQIEIDEANERRSKLSSSKRSSRLNTEPNKEFDSKKSLRSSTVSVA, from the exons ATGAAGTCCGGTGCTTCGTATTACACTGgatgggaagaagaagaagaagaagactgCCAACCCCATTTCCTCGATTCCTGCTCCCTCTGCAACAGACCACTCAGCCACAACACCGACATCTTCATGTACAG AGGGAACACGCCGTTTTGCAGCCAAGAATGCAGGCAAGAGCAGATCGAAATTGACGAAGCCAACGAGAGAAGATCGAAGCTCTCTTCATCCAAAAGATCTTCCAGACTGAACACAGAACCCAACAAAGAATTCGACTCCAAGAAATCCCTACGCTCCAGCACAGTTTCCGTTGCATGa